In a genomic window of Ipomoea triloba cultivar NCNSP0323 chromosome 3, ASM357664v1:
- the LOC116012679 gene encoding probable glucan 1,3-alpha-glucosidase: MVAVHVMKPLSLCFQILLLLLLAVSVFSWKKEEFRNCNQTPFCKRARSRKPGTCNLRASYVSVSDGDLVAKLLPKEGSSEIEDPVKPLVLSISVYQDGIMRLKIDEDPSLDPPKKRFEVPDVILDEFSSKKVWLKRFKEETLDGDSSASSVIYLCDNYEGVLRHDPFEVFVREKGSGKRVVSINSNGLFDFEQLRKKQEGDDWEERFRSHTDTRPYGPQSISFDVSFYGADHVYGIPEHASSLALKPTRGPGVEEFSEPYRLFNLDVFEYITDSPFGLYGSIPFMISHGKARGTSGFFWLNSAEMQIDVLSSGWNSDESSKLMLPSDKERIDTLWMTEAGIVDAFFFVGPGPKDVARQYGSLTGTPSMPPLFAIAYHQCRWNYRDEEDVYHVDSKFDEHDIPYDVLWLDVEHTDGKRYFTWDRTLFPNPEEMQEKLAAKGRHMVTIVDPHIKRDDSYHIHKEASEKGYYVKDATGKDYDGWCWPGSSSYTDLLNPEVRSWWADKYSLNNYVGSTPHLHIWNDMNEPSVFNGPEVSMPRDVLHLGGVEHRELHNVYGLYFQMATADGLLKRGDGKDRPFVLARAHFAGSQRYGAIWTGDNSADWDHLRISVPMVLTHGLAAISFTGADVGGFFGNPEPELLVRWYQLGAYYPFFRGHAHHDTKRREPWLFGERNTELMREAIHVRYMYLPYFYTLFREANTSGIPVARPLWMEFPGDEKTFTNDEAFMIGNSLLVQGIYTERAKHVSVYLPGDQSWYDLRSGTAYKGGLTHKLEALEESIPAFQRAGTIIPRKDRFRRSSTQMENDPYTLVIALNSSQAAEGELYIDDGRSFDFKEGAYIHRRFIFSAGTLTSLNLTPSSGSKKYLSDCRVERIIVLGLSGGPNSALVQPGNNKVEVEKGPLLLLETQGPSVLTIRKPNVRVGDDWSIKIL, encoded by the exons ATGGTCGCCGTTCACGTCATGAAACCTCTAAGCCTTTGTTTCCAGATCCTCCTTCTCCTCCTACTGGCAGTTTCCGTCTTCTCCTGGAAGAAAGAAGAATTCCGGAACTGCAATCAGACTCCCTTCTGTAAACGCGCCCGTTCCCGCAAGCCCGGAACGTGTAATTTACGCGCCTCCTATGTCTCCGTATCCGACGGAGATCTGGTCGCCAAGCTCCTCCCCAAAGAAGGGAGCTCAGAGATCGAAGATCCAGTCAAGCCGCTGGTTCTCTCTATCTCTGTGTACCAAGATGGTATAATGAGGCTGAAGATCGACGAGGACCCGAGTTTGGACCCGCCCAAGAAGAGGTTCGAAGTGCCTGATGTGATACTGGATGAGTTTTCAAGCAAAAAGGTTTGGTTAAAGAGATTTAAGGAAGAGACGTTGGATGGAGATTCGTCCGCTTCATCTGTGATTTACTTGTGTGATAATTACGAGGGAGTGCTGAGGCACGACCCCTTTGAGGTTTTTGTGAGGGAGAAGGGTAGTGGGAAGAGAGTAGTTTCCATAAACTCGAACGGGTTGTTTGATTTCGAGCAGCTGAGGAAGAAGCAGGAAGGGGATGATTGGGAGGAAAGGTTTCGAAGCCACACTGATACAAGGCCTTACGGCCCTCAATCGATCAGCTTCGATGTGTCATTTTACGGAGCAGATCATGTTTATGGCATTCCGGAGCACGCTTCAAGTCTTGCTCTGAAGCCCACCAGAGGGCCTGGGGTGGAGGAATTCTCCGAACCCTATAGGCTCTTCAACCTGGATGTGTTTGAGTATATCACAGATTCGCCATTTGGGCTTTACGGATCAATTCCTTTTATGATTTCACACGGGAAAGCTAGGGGGACATCCGGGTTTTTCTGGCTGAACTCTGCTGAAATGCAGATTGATGTATTGAGCTCCGGTTGGAATTCGGATGAGTCTTCAAAACTAATGCTGCCATCGGACAAGGAAAGAATCGATACTTTGTGGATGACTGAGGCTGGCATTGTGGATGCATTCTTCTTCGTTGGCCCAGGGCCAAAAGATGTTGCTAGGCAGTACGGTAGCTTGACCGGAACACCCTCAATGCCACCCCTATTTGCAATAGCTTACCACCAATGCAGATGGAATTACAGGGACGAGGAGGATGTTTATCATGTTGATTCAAAATTTGATGAGCATGATATCCCCTATGATGTTTTGTGGCTTGATGTTGAGCATACAGATGGGAAACGCTACTTTACATGGGATAGGACGCTGTTTCCTAACCCAGAAGAAATGCAGGAGAAGTTGGCTGCAAAGGGTAGGCATATGGTTACCATTGTGGATCCTCATATAAAGAGGGATGATTCTTACCACATACACAAGGAGGCTTCTGAGAAAGGGTATTATGTTAAGGATGCAACTGGTAAGGATTATGATGGCTGGTGCTGGCCCGGTTCCTCCTCGTACACTGACCTTTTGAATCCAGAGGTTAGGTCCTGGTGGGCTGACAAATATTCACTTAACAACTATGTTGGTTCAACTCCACACTTGCACATCTGGAATGACATGAATGAGCCTTCTGTCTTTAATGGTCCTGAG GTCAGCATGCCAAGAGATGTTTTACATCTTGGAGGTGTTGAGCACAGGGAGTTGCACAATGTATATGGTTTATACTTTCAGATGGCAACAGCAGATGGACTTCTTAAGCGAGGAGATGGGAAAGATAGACCTTTTGTATTGGCAAGGGCTCATTTTGCTGGAAGTCAAAGATATGGAGCAATTTGGACTGGAGATAATTCAGCTGACTGGGATCACTTGAGGATTTCTGTACCAATGGTTTTAACTCATGGCTTAGCTGCAATATCATTCACAG GTGCTGATGTTGGTGGATTTTTTGGCAATCCTGAACCGGAGTTGTTAGTCCGTTGGTATCAACTGGGTGCCTACTATCCATTCTTTAGAGGCCATGCCCACCATGACACTAAAAGGCGAGAACCATGGTTATTTGG AGAACGGAACACTGAACTTATGAGGGAAGCCATACATGTTCGCTACATGTATCTCCCTTATTTCTACACACTTTTTAGAGAGGCAAACACCAGTGGCATTCCAGTTGCACGCCCACTTTGGATGGAGTTCCCTGGTGATGAAAAAACTTTTACCAATGATGAGGCCTTCATGATTGGAAATAGTCTTCTTGTCCAAGGAATTTATACTGAG AGAGCTAAGCATGTATCTGTGTATCTTCCTGGGGACCAATCTTGGTATGATCTTAGAAGTGGAACTGCATATAAAGGGGGTCTGACACACAAACTCGAGGCTTTGGAAGAGAGTATACCAGCTTTCCAAAGGGCTGGAACCATCATACCAAGAAAAGATCGATTTCGTAGAAGTTCTACACAGATGGAGAATGACCCTTACACCCTG GTTATTGCTCTTAATAGTTCCCAGGCTGCTGAAGGCGAGCTCTATATTGACGACGGGAGGAGCTTCGATTTCAAAGAAGGAGCCTACATCCATCGCCGCTTCATATTCTCCGCTGGAACTCTCACATCCTTGAACCTGACACCATCTTCTGGGAGTAAGAAATATTTATCAGATTGCAGAGTGGAGAGGATAATTGTGTTAGGATTATCTGGGGGACCAAACTCTGCCCTG